The Gemmatimonadaceae bacterium genome includes the window AGGCGAAGACCTCGGCGCCTCGGCCATGGTGCGCGCCTTCGAGCGCGTGCCCAGCATCGTCGAGCTCGTCCGCGACACCGGCTTGGCCACGCAGGGCGACGACGCCATCACCGCCGCCGCCTGCGAGCTGACGCTGGAAGCGCTCGTCGCACGCAAGAAATTGTCGCGCTCCGCCTCGGGGCACTACACGCGCGCCCAACCGCCGGAGCGCCGCCGCCCGAATCAGGATCTCTTCGGCGGCGGAATGATGACGTGATCGAGCGCCCGTCGCCGTCGCCGGCCTCCGCCCGCCACGCGCGCGCGAGCCGTCGCGAAGCGAGCGACGGCATCACCGTACGCCCCGCGCACATGGCGGATTTGCCGCTCATCGTCGAGCTCAGGCTCGCGCTGCTGCGCGAGCACGGCGACAATCCCATCTACGAGCGCCTCCGCCCCGACGCGCCCGACCGTGCCCGCCGGCTCTTCGCTGCCCAACTCCGCTCGCCCGATGAAGTGATCTTCCTCGGCGAAGTGGATGGCGAGGTGAGCGGCATCCTGCGCTGCATTCAAACCGGCGGCCTGCCGCTCCTGTTTCCGGCGACGCACGGCTACATCTCGTCGGTGTACGTCGTCCCCCGCGCGCGCCGGCGCGGCGTGCTGCGCGCGCTGCTCGCGGCCGCCATCCAGTGGTGTGAGTCGCGCGGCCTGACCGAGCTCCGCCTGCACAACGCGTCAGACAACGCCGTCGCCAACGCGGCCTGGGACGCCCTCGGCTTCCGCATCGTCGAGCACCTGCGCGTCAGGCGCCTCGCCTAACCTCGGACCACCCGCTCCAGCCATGGCCATCATCACGGTGTCGCGTTTGTACGGCTCCGGCGGCTCGGAGGTGGCCGAGCGCATCGCGCACGAGCTCGGCTGGCAGCTGCTCGACAACGCGTTCGTCGACGAAGTCGCCGCTCGGCTAGGCACGCCGCCGGCCGAAGTCGAAGCGCGCGAGGAGCGCGTGCCGTCCCTCGCCCAACGCCTCGCCGCCACCCTCGCGCTGGGCGCGCCCGAAATACTCCCGGGCCCCGCCGACGCCGCGCTGCCCCCCAGCGAAGAGCGCCTCATCGAAGTCACTGAACGCATCATCATCGAAGCCGCGAGCCGCGGCCACTCCGTCCTCGTCGGTCGCGGCGCCCAGTCCGTGCTCGCCGCGCGCCAGGACGTGCTCCACGTCTTCTGCTACGCGCCGCGACCGGCGCTCGTCGCCCGCGCGGCACGCCGCCTCGCCATCAGCGACAGAGACGCCGAAAAAATCGTCGACGAAACCAACCGCCAGCGCGAGCAATACGTGCGCACCTACTGGAAGCGCTCGTGGCGCGCCCACGAAAACTACCACATCTGCCTCAACACCGATTGGCTCGGCATCGACGGCGCAGCCGACATCGTCGTCCGCCTGGCGCGCGAGAAGTTCGCCGCCTCCGCCTAACGGCACGTCAGAGGCGCTTCACTTCCGGCCGCACCCACAACACCCAGGCCGCAAACAGCAGCAGCGCCACCGCGCCGCCCCCCACCGCCACCGGCGTTCCAGCCACCTCGGCCACCGATCCCGCCAGCAGCGAACCGATCGGTCCCATGCCGACGAACACGAACGCGTATGCCGCCATCACCCGGCCGCGCAAATGATCGGGCGACAACGTCTGCAAGAGACCGTTGCAGAGCGCGTTGTTCTGGATCATCGCGAATCCCACCAGAGCGAGCAGCGGCACCGACAGCCACAACGTCCGCGTGAACGAGAACAGAAACAGAAACACGCAGAACGAGATCGACGCATACGCGAGCCAGTGCCCGCGCCGCGCGCGATGCCCCATCATCGCCAGCGACAGCGCGCCCAACACCGCGCCGATGCCCACCGCCGCCAACAGCGTCCCGTAGGTCCGCGCGCTCCCGTGCAGCACGTCCTGCGCAAACACCGGCATCAAGACGAGAAACGGAATCCCGAACACCGAGTAGACGGCCACCAGCATCATGAGCATCGCCACCGGTTTCGTGCGCGCCATGAACCGCAGCCCCTCGATCAATCCCGCCATCGACGAGCCCGCCTGTCCGCTCGACACGTCCGCTGCCCGGGCCGCCGCCGCCGTTAGGCGAATCATCGACAGGCCCACCAGCACGAGCAGAAAGCTCACCGAGTTGATCGCGAAGCACCACGCCAGGCCTAACCGGTCGATCACCACCGCCGCTACCGCCGGCCCGATTACCCGCGCCACGTTGAACCCGCTCGAGTTCAGCGCGATCGCATCGACGACGTCTTCACGCCCCACGAGCTCGATCATCAACGACTGGCGCGCCGGAATGTCGAACGCGCTGATCGCGCCCGCGACCAGCGACAACAACGCGAGCCACGCCACCGTGATGTGCCCCGACCAGTCGAACCACCACAAGATGCCCGCCTGCACCATCAACAATGCCTGCGTGATCTTCACCATCCGCAGCTTCGCGTGCCGGTCCACCACCACGCCGGCGTACAACGTGAGCAACAACACCGGCAGCGACCCCGCCGCCGACACCACCCCCACCATGAACGCGCTGTTCGTCAGCTGCAGCGCCAACCAGCCGCGCGCCACCGACTCCATCCATGTGCCGATGACGGAGCCCGTCTGTCCCAACCAGAAGAGCCGGAAATTCCGATGCACCATCAGCACCCGAATCGGATTCCGATACCGGGGCACCGGCGCGACACTGGACGGCGTTACCGACCGCCCGCGTTGTTCCATTGAAGGGGGAGAAAGCGCCACTGAAACGCGAACGACGAAGGAAGTGTTAGATATAGACGGAGGCGCATCACGCGGCGTCGCCGCGCACCCTCTCGCCGCGCGTGATGCTTGATCTTTGGTCCAACGGATGGCAAGGTGGCTGCATGCGGTCGCACACGTATTCGAAGTTCAGCCCCGAGATGGCAGATGCCATCGACCTGCAATCGCTCCTCGACAAGCTCGCTGATTTCCTGCTTCAATCGGGATTCGCCGGCGGCAAGATGCAGCATCCATACTGGGGCGAGTTCGGCGGCGACGCCGACCGCTCCATGGAAGCGCTGCGTGAGGCGATTCTCAATGCGTTGATGGACAGCGGACAGTTTACACCGGAGATGCTCGACGCGCTGCGAGGCGACGCCGACGACGACGGCGAAAGCACGGCCAAGCTCGCCAAACTGCTCGACGACATCATCCAGCGGCTGGTGCAGGAAGGCTATCTGAATCTCGAGGCGCCGCCGCAGATGCCCGCCGGACACCAGGAAGTCACCGGCCCTGGCGGACTCGCGCGCGCCGCAGCCCGCGACGTCCAGTTCCAGCTCACCGAAAAGGGCATCGACTTCCTCGGCTTCAAGACGCTGCGCAGCCTTCTCGGTTCGTTGGGCAAGTCGAGCTTCGGCAGCCACGACACGCCCTATCTCGCCACCGGCATCGAGGCCGATGCCTCGAGCCGCACCTACGAGTTCGGCGACACGATGAACCTCGATGTCAACGCCACGCTGCAGAATGCACTCATTCGCAACGGCAATCTCGACGTTCCCATCGACCTCGATTACTCGGACCTCATGGTTCGCCAAGCCGAATACCGCTCATCGTGTGCTACTGTACTCATGCTCGATACGTCGCACTCGATGATCCTCTACGGCGAAGACCGATTCACGCCCGCCAAGAAAGTCGCGCTCGCGCTCACGCACCTCATCCGCACGCAGTTCCCCGGCGACACCCTCCGCGTGGTCCTGTTCCACGATTCCGCCGAGGAAATTCCGCTCGCCCGACTCGCGCACGCGCAGGTCGGCCCGTATCACACCAACACCGCCGAGGGCCTCAAGCTCGCACGCCGCATTCTCGTCTCGCAAAAGAAAGACATGCGCCAGATCGTCATGATCACCGACGGCAAGCCGAGCGCACTCACGATGCCTAACGGCACCATCTACAAGAACTCGATGGGACTGGACGCCCTCGTCGCGGCCCAGACCCTGCGCGAAGTCGCCGACTGCCGTCGCTGCGGCATCATGATCAACACGTTCATGCTGGCCCGCGACCGCGCCCTCGTCGAGTTCGTGAAGCGTGTTGCCGCCATCAGCCGCGGCAAGGCGTACTTCACCAACACGATGACCCTGGGTCAGTTCATCTTGATGGACTTCCTCCGGAGAAAGACCCGCAAAGTGTCCTGACTACCGTCGTACGCCCAACGCGTTACATCGCGGGCATCGCCGCGTCCTCTCGCCAGACTCCATTTGGCAGACGCCACGTGCCCGCCCAGCCTCGAGAAAAAACTCCGCGACCCAGCCGCCGGAACCAGATCCGCAACTTTCGCCGCCCCGGTCGCAATCGACGCCCGCACATCTCCGGACCATGGCCGATCGTGGCCGCCGTCGGCGCGTCGCTCATTCTCGCGCTGGTGGCCTTTCGCCTGCTCCACCCCGCACAACCACCAGCGCCAACCGTCCCGTTTTCCGAGCTCGCCCAAGCGCTCGCAGGCCATCAGGTAAAGGAGCTGCGCCTCGACGATGGCGGCGCGCGCTTGATCGCCACCTTGAATGCGCCCAAGACGATCGCCGGTCGAAACCAAACGGTCATCCAGGCGAACGTCCCCGCGCGCGCCGTAACGCTCTCCGACCTGCAGCAATGGAGTACCAGTGGCGTCCGTGTCACTGTGGATGCCCTCGGCTCCTCGGCCGGTGTTCAGCTGCTGATTCAGATTCTGAGCCTCACGGTCATCGTCGGCGTCTTGCTGTACGTCGTCGTCCGCCAGCGCGGCATCACGGCCTCGGCGCGGTTCGTCGCCACGCCGCCGTCACGGCATCTCACGCTGGCTGATGTCGGCGGAGCGCGTGAAGCGCGCGCCGACCTCTCCGACGTCGTCGCGTACCTGGCGAATCCCGATCGATATCACGCCCTCGGAGCACGCTGCCCGCGCGGCGTGCTTCTCGTGGGCCCGCCGGGCACCGGCAAGACGCTGCTCGCCCGTGCGGTAGCCGGCGAGGCCGGATGCCCGGTCATCGTCGCCGCCGGTTCCGACTTCAACGAGGTCTACGTTGGCGTGGGCTCGCGACGCGTGCGGCAGCTGGCCAAGCGCGCCCGCGAACAGGCGCCGTGCATCATCTTCATCGACGAATTCGACTCCCTCGGCGGCCGCCGCGGCAGGCCTAACCGATCCGGCGAAGAGGAAGTCACGCTCAATCAGCTCCTCGTCGAGATGGACGGCATGGAAGCCAACGACGGCATCGTCTGGATGGCCGCGACGAACCGCGAGGACATGCTCGATCCGGCAGTGCGCCGGCCGGGACGCTTCGATCGAGTCGTCGAGGTACCGCTGCCTACGACCACCGATCGCGCCGAAATCCTTCGCCTTCACGCGTCGGGCCGTCCCTTGGATCCGGACGTGAATCTCGAGCGCCTCGCACAACTTACCGTTGGGCATTCGGGCGCCGACCTCGCCAACCTGCTCAACGAAGCGGCGATCATCGCGGTCCAGCACGACAGTGACCGCATCACCAACGCGCACATCGAGCAGGCACGGGACAAGGTGCTGCTCGGTCGTGTGCGATCCGGCGTCATCGTTGCCGAGACCGAGCGTCGTCTCATCGCCATCCACGAGGCCGGACACGCGGTAGTCGGACTGGTCGCCTGTCCGGACGATCGATTGCACAAGGTGACCATCGAGCCGCGCGGCCGCTCACTCGGCGCCGCCCACTTCGCGCCCGAATCGGACCGCCACGTGCATCCCCGCTCGTATCTCGAGGGCGTCATTGCCAAAGCACTCGGCGGACGCGCGGCCGAGCTCGTGTTCCTTGGCCCCGACGCGGTCACCACCGGTGCCGGCGCGGATCTGGTGCAAGCGACCACGATTGCACGCCGCATGGTGGCGGAGTTCGGCATGAGCGACGAGGTCGGACTCATCAGCGCCGATCCGTCGTCGCCGAGCGGTCCGCCGAGCGCGCAATTGCAAGGCGAGGTCGATCGCGCGGTGCGCACGCTGATTGCGGCGCAGGCGCGCCGCGCCGAGTCGATTGTTCGGGAGCACCAGCAGGCCGTGGACGCACTCGCGGCGGCGCTGCTCGAGCGCGACATCCTGACCGCGCCCGAGGTGCACGAAATTGCGGCGGAGCACGGCGTGACGCCGCGCGCTATCGCCTAACGAAAGGCGCCGCGCTCAGAGGCGCGGCGCGATCGCCAGATCCAGCTCGAAGCTGAAGCGCGTCCCCGCCGCGGCGCCGGTATCCACCTGCAGCGCACCGCCCATTGCGGCGACGAGCTTGCGGCAAATCGACAGCCCCAGGCCGGCGCTCGAGAACGTATACTCGCCCGCGTTCCGCCGCCTCCGGAACGTCTCGAAGAGACAGCTCATCACTTCGGGCGGTATCCCCCGTCCCGTGTCCTGCACCGAGAACGCAAGGCGCGTCCGCGACAGCTGCTTGGCCGTGAGCTCGACGTGGCCTTCGCTCGTGAACTTGAGCGCGTTCGTCGTGAGATTGAGCAGCACGCGGTTCAACGCCCCCGGATGGCCTAACCGAAAATCCGCGTCCGGCGTGGTGAGCCGCACCGTAAGGCCCTTTTCCTCCGCCATCGGAAGCACGATGTCGCGTACAGAGCGCATGAGATCGGCCACCGAAAACGGCACCAGCGCCGTGTCCACCAGGCGATCGCCGCCCCGCGCCAGCTCGATCACATCGCTTGCCATGGCGCTCAGTCCGAATGCCGCGCTGTAAATCAGACCGAGCTGACGCTCCTGCACGGGATTCACGACACCGCTTTGCGCTTTTCGAAGGGTCTCGGCAAGAAAGAGTATAGACGCCAGCGGCGATCGGAGATCGTGCGCCACTTCGACGATCAGCTCGAGACCACCCGCACCCGACAGTCGCGACGCGAACCGGTGCGCCTCGTCGCGGTCGAGGGCCAGTTGCACGTCCTCGATCGCGCTCATGAGCGAGATGATGTCACCCGCCGGAACGCTTTCCCGCACACTCGAGAGCTCGGCGACTAACGACGCGCGCAGCAGATTGAGGACTTTCTGGACCGGCACCGCCGGCGCCGCACGCTCGAGCAATGGCGTCTCGCCCGCAGCGGCTTGTGAGATCGCAGCCTGCAATGCCTCGAGCTGGAAGCGCAGATCGTCCGCATGCGTCCCCTGCTCGACGGCCGCGGGTGCAGCGGCCACCCGATCGGCGGCTCGGCGCAGCGCCTCGCGCAGCGCCTTCGCAATCCGCAAATCCGGTACGGCAAGGGTGACGACGGGTGGCACGGCGCGCATTGCGCCGCTGCCACCCGATGAACGCTCGACGCGCTCAGGCTCGCGCGCCGTCGCGGTCGCGCGCGGGGCGCGCGACCTCACTCGCCTGAACCAGTCAGCTCGTCACGCCGCACGTTGTGCTTCTCCATCAGACGATACAGGGTCGTGCGGTCGATGTTCGCGAGTCGTGCGGCGCGAGACATGTTTCCGCCCGCCCGCGCCGAAAGGCGCGTTAGGTATTCCTTCTCGAACTCTGCGATCAATCGGTCCTTCGCCGCATGGTACGGCTCGTCCATCATCGACATCGGCAACGCACTCTTCGCTGCCGGAGCCGGACCGTCATCATACACTGGTATATCTGACGGTTGGATCGGCTGTCCTGGCTCACTTAATACCGCAACGTGTTCGATCACATTTTGTAACTCTCGCACGTTGCCCCGCCAAGGCCGCGATCGCAAGAAGTCGAACGCCCCGTCCGTCAGCTTGGGCTGCGGGTCTCCCGGCAGGCGATGACGGGCCCAGTAGTGCGCCAGGAAGTGATTGGCGAGCAACGGGATGTCTTCCAATCGCTGACGCAACGGAGGCAGCTTGATCGGCACGACGCGAAGCCGGTAGAACAGGTCTTCGCGCAGCACTCCCTTGCCCACGGCATCCTGCGGATCGCGGTTGGTCGCCGAGATGAATCTGACGTCGACCACCGCGTCCTGCTGTTCACTGCCTACCCGACGAACCACGCCGTCCTGGAGCACGC containing:
- a CDS encoding AAA family ATPase; translated protein: MAAVGASLILALVAFRLLHPAQPPAPTVPFSELAQALAGHQVKELRLDDGGARLIATLNAPKTIAGRNQTVIQANVPARAVTLSDLQQWSTSGVRVTVDALGSSAGVQLLIQILSLTVIVGVLLYVVVRQRGITASARFVATPPSRHLTLADVGGAREARADLSDVVAYLANPDRYHALGARCPRGVLLVGPPGTGKTLLARAVAGEAGCPVIVAAGSDFNEVYVGVGSRRVRQLAKRAREQAPCIIFIDEFDSLGGRRGRPNRSGEEEVTLNQLLVEMDGMEANDGIVWMAATNREDMLDPAVRRPGRFDRVVEVPLPTTTDRAEILRLHASGRPLDPDVNLERLAQLTVGHSGADLANLLNEAAIIAVQHDSDRITNAHIEQARDKVLLGRVRSGVIVAETERRLIAIHEAGHAVVGLVACPDDRLHKVTIEPRGRSLGAAHFAPESDRHVHPRSYLEGVIAKALGGRAAELVFLGPDAVTTGAGADLVQATTIARRMVAEFGMSDEVGLISADPSSPSGPPSAQLQGEVDRAVRTLIAAQARRAESIVREHQQAVDALAAALLERDILTAPEVHEIAAEHGVTPRAIA
- a CDS encoding HAMP domain-containing sensor histidine kinase translates to MRSRAPRATATAREPERVERSSGGSGAMRAVPPVVTLAVPDLRIAKALREALRRAADRVAAAPAAVEQGTHADDLRFQLEALQAAISQAAAGETPLLERAAPAVPVQKVLNLLRASLVAELSSVRESVPAGDIISLMSAIEDVQLALDRDEAHRFASRLSGAGGLELIVEVAHDLRSPLASILFLAETLRKAQSGVVNPVQERQLGLIYSAAFGLSAMASDVIELARGGDRLVDTALVPFSVADLMRSVRDIVLPMAEEKGLTVRLTTPDADFRLGHPGALNRVLLNLTTNALKFTSEGHVELTAKQLSRTRLAFSVQDTGRGIPPEVMSCLFETFRRRRNAGEYTFSSAGLGLSICRKLVAAMGGALQVDTGAAAGTRFSFELDLAIAPRL
- a CDS encoding VWA domain-containing protein, producing MRSHTYSKFSPEMADAIDLQSLLDKLADFLLQSGFAGGKMQHPYWGEFGGDADRSMEALREAILNALMDSGQFTPEMLDALRGDADDDGESTAKLAKLLDDIIQRLVQEGYLNLEAPPQMPAGHQEVTGPGGLARAAARDVQFQLTEKGIDFLGFKTLRSLLGSLGKSSFGSHDTPYLATGIEADASSRTYEFGDTMNLDVNATLQNALIRNGNLDVPIDLDYSDLMVRQAEYRSSCATVLMLDTSHSMILYGEDRFTPAKKVALALTHLIRTQFPGDTLRVVLFHDSAEEIPLARLAHAQVGPYHTNTAEGLKLARRILVSQKKDMRQIVMITDGKPSALTMPNGTIYKNSMGLDALVAAQTLREVADCRRCGIMINTFMLARDRALVEFVKRVAAISRGKAYFTNTMTLGQFILMDFLRRKTRKVS
- a CDS encoding GNAT family N-acetyltransferase, whose product is MIERPSPSPASARHARASRREASDGITVRPAHMADLPLIVELRLALLREHGDNPIYERLRPDAPDRARRLFAAQLRSPDEVIFLGEVDGEVSGILRCIQTGGLPLLFPATHGYISSVYVVPRARRRGVLRALLAAAIQWCESRGLTELRLHNASDNAVANAAWDALGFRIVEHLRVRRLA
- a CDS encoding cytidylate kinase-like family protein is translated as MAIITVSRLYGSGGSEVAERIAHELGWQLLDNAFVDEVAARLGTPPAEVEAREERVPSLAQRLAATLALGAPEILPGPADAALPPSEERLIEVTERIIIEAASRGHSVLVGRGAQSVLAARQDVLHVFCYAPRPALVARAARRLAISDRDAEKIVDETNRQREQYVRTYWKRSWRAHENYHICLNTDWLGIDGAADIVVRLAREKFAASA
- a CDS encoding MFS transporter, giving the protein MPRYRNPIRVLMVHRNFRLFWLGQTGSVIGTWMESVARGWLALQLTNSAFMVGVVSAAGSLPVLLLTLYAGVVVDRHAKLRMVKITQALLMVQAGILWWFDWSGHITVAWLALLSLVAGAISAFDIPARQSLMIELVGREDVVDAIALNSSGFNVARVIGPAVAAVVIDRLGLAWCFAINSVSFLLVLVGLSMIRLTAAAARAADVSSGQAGSSMAGLIEGLRFMARTKPVAMLMMLVAVYSVFGIPFLVLMPVFAQDVLHGSARTYGTLLAAVGIGAVLGALSLAMMGHRARRGHWLAYASISFCVFLFLFSFTRTLWLSVPLLALVGFAMIQNNALCNGLLQTLSPDHLRGRVMAAYAFVFVGMGPIGSLLAGSVAEVAGTPVAVGGGAVALLLFAAWVLWVRPEVKRL